The genomic stretch ATATACCAATTTAATGTCATACATTTTGCTGCATTTTTGTAAAAATTGAATCAAATATAATATGTTTTTGACCGGCGTTTCGAAACTAGATGTTGTGCACAGAGGGAGTATCTCACTACCCACGCCGCGTCTACAGTTGAGTAATGGAGCTTAGAAAGTGGGAAATTATATTTGAGAACCTTAATAGATGCCTTCTCCATTGATTGATCTACTAAAGTAgtgtgatttcgtttaagattttcaGACATTAACAAAACTATCATCAAGTTATTTGTTAGGAAATGCTAGTAAATAGATTGATTCCTTCTTTCCATGCAGAAAGGTGAAATACGGTTATGCAAgtgtcatctttttttttttttgcgagagcaAGACATGTCGGCAAATAATTAGAGAGAGAAAAGCACGTGCATGGGCGTGGTCCCAGATGTTGCAAAACCATATGATTGAATCCATGGATCGGATAATGCAATGCATCAATCTCTGACACCAAAAAGGAAGAGAGAAAAGATAAACATGTTCTTAAGCAAGGATCCATCCTAATGCTGCTGCAGCAATCGATCAAATCACTCCAAGCTCCTAATCTGGCAAGAAAACACCTCCGCTAACAAGCAAGGTGCGATGCCACCGCTGGGGATTCATTCCGATCGGACCGACAAATCAACCGAAAAAAAGGCTCCCGGGTCGACTCGCTCTGCATCTGCGTAGCAAGAGAGTATGTACTGGACGGATCCGCGAGGACGACGAGGTCACGATGCGGCGGCGTCGAGGACCCTGGCCTGCTTGTTGTCGAGCATGGACCACATGACCTGCACGTCCTCGTAGGCGCAGGCCATGACGTCGCCGTAGAGCTGCGCGGTGGACGGGCTCTCCACCACGTCGCTGGcacgcgccaccgccgccgccgctccggatCGCTTGAGCTGGTGGCGCGCACGGGGCGTCTTCCTGCCGCCTTCGCTGCCACTGCCGTGGTCGTCGCTCCTGCCGCTGCCGCTCCCGCCGGTGTGCTGCGGGCTGAGGATGGTGCAGGCCTTCCTGAACGGCGACGTGATGGTGCGCTTCCAAGAACCCATGGCCGATGGATTGAGCTATGTGTATATAGTCTAGTATCTAAGGAGTATCGAACAGATGGATGTTTTTGTATATGTTTGTGTATGCAATGCAACTGTGTTGTGAAGTGAGAACCGGCTGCTCTGGCTGGCCCTTGGAGGCAATATATATCCATGGTGGGTGagaaggagaggaagaggagggggaggaagaggaaggtggGGAGGCAAGATCCGGAAGACAGGATAGGGAGGGGTGCACGTTGCGGCGAGGAGCGCCAATGGAGAGGGCGGTAGGGACTTCCGCTCCATGtcccctctcctccgccgccggaccACCATCGGACGTCTCGGAAGCCCTGGTAGGTCACCGCGTAGGGTGCGTCCCACTCCCGCTCCTCCCACCCCACGAGAAGATCTTTAGTTTAAGTTTCGTGGGTGAGAACAGAATCATGCGCGGGCACGTGCTCCTCCAATCGACCTCGCTCGCCGCGAATCATGAGAAGCAACAGGCGCACATGCATCCACGGCCGGTATCATGCGCGCTGCCCCGAATGACGATGAGCACCAACGACGGCATCAGCGCCGCCCTGCATGTTAGCTAGCTAGCGTTGGCCCGTCGCGTTCGTACTGGAACGTACAGTCTCGTGTGGCGGTTGGGCTCGGATTCGGCAGGTTTCGATCGGTGGTACACTGGGAGTACTCCCTCGTGACATTCATTGCTTGCCCATCGCTGAGGATGTCACTGTGCTACAAAATGAATGCATTGC from Lolium rigidum isolate FL_2022 chromosome 4, APGP_CSIRO_Lrig_0.1, whole genome shotgun sequence encodes the following:
- the LOC124705844 gene encoding uncharacterized protein LOC124705844 isoform X2; protein product: MGSWKRTITSPFRKACTILSPQHTGGRKTPRARHQLKRSGAAAAVARASDVVESPSTAQLYGDVMACAYEDVQVMWSMLDNKQARVLDAAAS
- the LOC124705844 gene encoding uncharacterized protein LOC124705844 isoform X1; the encoded protein is MGSWKRTITSPFRKACTILSPQHTGGSGSGRSDDHGSGSEGGRKTPRARHQLKRSGAAAAVARASDVVESPSTAQLYGDVMACAYEDVQVMWSMLDNKQARVLDAAAS